Proteins found in one Vallitalea guaymasensis genomic segment:
- a CDS encoding ABC transporter ATP-binding protein has product MSHQVVIKNAVKIYGDYKAVNNANLTIKEGELFTLLGPSGCGKTTLLRMIAGFNSIDGGHISFGDKIINDIPAHKRNIGMVFQNYAIFPHMSVFNNVAYGLKARKIHKDEINKRVMEALEMVQMAQFKDRQPSQLSGGQQQRIALARAIVIHPDVLLMDEPLSNLDAKLRVQMRTIIRKLQKDLKITTIYVTHDQEEALAISDRIAVMKLGVIQQVGTPVEIYKDPQNTFIGDFIGTSNYLKGKVIEKDSNGTRININNKVINMKLKNDYSGEVIVGARPEEIIIADAKKDELNGEIVIGTFLGDFINYEIRLTNDQIIEVNEYTKDVSHIRKSGDKVSLILSTDRIHIYDSTGEEVLL; this is encoded by the coding sequence ATGAGTCATCAAGTTGTCATAAAAAATGCCGTAAAAATATATGGTGACTACAAAGCAGTAAATAATGCTAATCTAACTATTAAGGAAGGCGAGCTATTTACACTACTTGGTCCATCAGGTTGTGGAAAAACAACACTACTTAGAATGATTGCAGGTTTCAATAGTATAGATGGGGGACATATCTCCTTTGGAGACAAAATAATAAATGATATTCCAGCTCATAAGAGAAACATAGGAATGGTTTTTCAGAACTATGCAATATTTCCACATATGTCTGTTTTCAACAATGTTGCATATGGTCTAAAAGCTAGAAAGATACATAAAGACGAAATTAACAAAAGAGTCATGGAAGCCTTGGAAATGGTACAAATGGCACAATTCAAAGATAGACAGCCATCACAATTAAGTGGTGGACAACAGCAAAGAATCGCACTGGCAAGAGCTATTGTCATTCATCCAGATGTATTATTGATGGACGAACCTCTTAGTAATCTTGATGCGAAATTACGTGTTCAGATGAGAACCATAATAAGAAAACTGCAAAAAGACCTTAAAATAACTACAATATACGTTACACATGACCAAGAAGAAGCATTAGCTATTTCTGATAGGATAGCAGTTATGAAATTAGGAGTAATTCAACAAGTAGGAACACCTGTTGAAATATATAAAGACCCACAGAATACTTTTATAGGTGATTTCATAGGTACTTCCAATTATCTAAAAGGTAAAGTGATAGAAAAAGATTCCAATGGTACTAGAATCAATATCAACAACAAGGTCATTAATATGAAATTGAAGAACGATTACAGTGGTGAAGTCATTGTTGGTGCTAGACCTGAAGAAATAATAATTGCAGATGCAAAAAAAGATGAGTTGAATGGAGAAATCGTCATCGGTACTTTTCTAGGTGATTTCATTAATTATGAAATCAGACTCACCAATGACCAGATTATTGAAGTCAATGAATACACAAAAGATGTATCCCATATAAGAAAATCTGGTGATAAAGTAAGTTTGATATTATCCACAGACAGAATACATATATATGACAGCACTGGCGAGGAGGTACTCCTATAA
- a CDS encoding ABC transporter substrate-binding protein, translating into MKKIITLILVLALGVSTLVACGDKEKDTNKDTSNVKESTEDNKASDENEKQEKETDSLVVYSPHKADMINPIVKEFQETTGIKVEVVAAGTGELLKRIESEQNNALGDVMWGGGAESLNAFKQYFEPYESEEAKMIDAAFIDRENAWTGTSPLPMVIMYNKKLVKPEDVPASWGDLLDEKYKGKIAYADPTRSGSSFTILATMLTAYKNEGDEGWKFIKDFYTNLDGKLISGSSGVYKGVADGEYAVGLTLEKTAMEYVNAGAEVGIVYPSEGTSSVPDGIAIIKGAKNEANAKKFMDFVLTAKTQQFILDNFASRPVRDDVKTADNLMKMSDMKLVDYNLEWVSENKENIIKQWKDIVIGKY; encoded by the coding sequence ATGAAAAAAATCATTACATTAATATTGGTTCTAGCATTAGGAGTTAGCACTTTAGTAGCTTGTGGAGATAAGGAGAAAGATACCAACAAAGATACTAGTAATGTGAAAGAATCAACTGAGGATAATAAAGCAAGTGATGAAAATGAAAAACAAGAAAAAGAAACTGATAGTTTAGTAGTATATAGCCCTCATAAAGCAGATATGATTAATCCTATTGTAAAGGAATTCCAAGAAACAACAGGAATCAAAGTAGAAGTTGTTGCAGCAGGTACTGGTGAATTATTAAAGAGAATCGAATCAGAGCAGAATAATGCACTTGGAGATGTTATGTGGGGTGGAGGAGCAGAATCACTAAATGCCTTCAAACAATATTTTGAACCATATGAAAGTGAAGAAGCCAAAATGATAGATGCTGCTTTTATTGATAGAGAAAATGCATGGACTGGTACAAGCCCATTACCAATGGTTATCATGTACAATAAAAAGCTAGTTAAGCCTGAAGATGTACCAGCTTCATGGGGTGATTTATTAGATGAAAAATACAAAGGTAAGATAGCATATGCGGATCCAACAAGATCTGGTTCATCATTTACAATTTTAGCAACAATGTTAACTGCATATAAGAACGAAGGAGATGAAGGATGGAAATTCATCAAAGATTTTTATACTAATCTAGATGGAAAACTAATCTCTGGTTCATCAGGAGTATACAAAGGTGTTGCTGACGGAGAGTATGCTGTTGGATTGACTCTTGAAAAAACAGCTATGGAATATGTAAATGCTGGAGCAGAAGTAGGAATTGTATATCCAAGCGAAGGTACATCATCAGTTCCAGATGGTATTGCCATCATAAAAGGAGCTAAGAACGAAGCTAATGCAAAGAAATTCATGGATTTTGTTCTTACTGCTAAGACTCAACAATTCATATTAGACAATTTTGCATCACGTCCAGTTCGTGACGACGTAAAGACTGCTGATAACTTAATGAAGATGTCAGATATGAAATTAGTAGATTATAATTTGGAATGGGTATCAGAAAACAAAGAAAACATCATCAAGCAATGGAAAGATATCGTAATAGGAAAATATTAA
- a CDS encoding O-antigen ligase family protein: MGKKQINIILMGFVMICPFLQGAYFYHGAYLAGAILLMILMYYIIINRKLRLERSLNHLLILIGILLYLVSIFHAVDKGMAYMGFLKVLVVYLFYLVIMQTNMDRKAFTDALSFCGIIMSAISLTAFFIPCLGEELIQKGRLGSFFQYPNTFALFILVCTILVVNREKLKAYHIIGIIIMWAALLLTFSRSMYIIAIGTLLIIIIYDRKKIKYLIPAVLLGTAVWYIIMTFGDFTHMFDRIEETSTQTSEWLTRLLYYKDSISIMKDYPFGSGHLGYFYIQRKYQTGATYYVKYIHSNVLQVVMDIGIVGFALMGIYFVYNTLSKRLTFYDKLIIFIIFGHGAIDFDWQFLVIGFLILIIVFVDEAKIKETNITGIKTLGTFIITSVLLINYIYMALNSYLAYIGDYEDSLRLYPYNTEAKINLASEYRDTDPIKAYKLADEIISQNPYSINGYIIKRDIDYENYELEKAYESAKKIVDLNPLSIKNLEKYSSILLDMVRDSIKNDREREALNRLKLIFEIPYHLNKLAKERLTDYNVKHIPRLYMSKKLIGNNVEAEKLYDKIIQD; the protein is encoded by the coding sequence ATGGGTAAGAAACAGATTAACATAATATTGATGGGATTTGTAATGATATGTCCTTTTCTACAAGGAGCATATTTTTATCATGGGGCATATCTTGCTGGAGCCATTCTATTAATGATTCTTATGTATTACATTATTATTAATAGAAAATTGCGATTGGAACGAAGTCTTAATCACTTACTAATTTTAATAGGTATATTATTATATTTAGTATCTATTTTCCATGCTGTTGATAAAGGTATGGCTTATATGGGGTTCTTAAAAGTATTGGTCGTATATTTGTTCTATTTGGTTATCATGCAGACCAATATGGATAGAAAGGCTTTTACAGATGCCCTTTCTTTTTGTGGAATAATAATGTCAGCTATAAGTCTAACAGCTTTTTTCATACCTTGTTTAGGAGAAGAGTTGATACAGAAAGGAAGATTAGGTTCTTTTTTTCAATATCCAAATACTTTTGCTCTTTTTATCTTGGTATGTACCATACTGGTAGTTAACAGGGAAAAACTAAAAGCCTATCATATAATAGGCATAATAATTATGTGGGCTGCACTCTTATTAACTTTTAGCAGAAGCATGTATATAATAGCAATTGGTACATTACTGATTATTATTATCTATGATAGGAAAAAGATTAAATATTTGATACCAGCTGTATTATTAGGAACAGCAGTATGGTATATAATCATGACATTCGGTGATTTTACCCATATGTTTGATAGAATTGAAGAGACATCTACTCAAACTAGCGAATGGCTCACAAGACTGTTGTATTACAAGGACAGTATATCAATAATGAAGGATTATCCCTTTGGGAGTGGACACTTAGGTTATTTTTATATACAAAGAAAATATCAGACAGGAGCCACTTATTATGTAAAATATATACATAGTAATGTGTTACAGGTCGTTATGGATATTGGTATAGTAGGTTTTGCCCTAATGGGTATATACTTTGTCTATAATACATTAAGTAAGAGATTAACATTCTATGATAAACTAATTATATTCATCATATTTGGACATGGTGCCATTGATTTTGACTGGCAGTTTTTGGTTATTGGATTTTTGATATTAATCATAGTTTTTGTAGATGAGGCAAAAATAAAAGAAACAAATATTACAGGGATCAAAACGTTAGGTACATTTATCATTACCAGTGTCTTACTAATCAATTATATCTATATGGCGTTAAACTCCTATTTGGCTTATATAGGAGATTACGAGGATTCCTTAAGGTTATATCCATATAATACAGAAGCTAAGATTAATCTAGCTAGTGAATATAGAGATACAGATCCAATAAAGGCGTATAAACTAGCTGATGAAATAATTAGTCAGAATCCCTATTCAATAAACGGATACATCATTAAAAGAGATATAGATTATGAGAACTATGAATTAGAAAAAGCCTATGAATCTGCAAAAAAGATAGTTGACCTTAATCCTCTGAGCATCAAAAATCTAGAAAAATATAGTAGTATATTATTAGATATGGTGAGGGACAGTATAAAGAATGATAGAGAAAGAGAGGCTCTTAACAGACTGAAACTGATTTTTGAAATTCCTTATCATCTTAATAAACTTGCAAAAGAAAGGCTTACTGATTATAATGTTAAACATATACCTAGACTATATATGTCAAAAAAGCTAATAGGCAATAATGTAGAAGCAGAAAAACTATATGACAAAATTATACAGGATTAA
- a CDS encoding response regulator transcription factor, with amino-acid sequence MVKVVVVEDEMLTRKGLVVTTPWDELGCKVVGEASNGLEGIEIISKVKPHIIITDVRMPKMDGIKMIKELQNKTKAEYIIISGYDEFKYAQQAISLGVKEYLLKPVEDGELFNALTKIVNSIENKKEVYEQDVEELETVLDFREYDKTSKVEGKIKYVVKAIKCIENDYYNDVNIKDVAEKLYITESYLSRLFKKETGYTFVDYLTRYRCKKAIQLLQEENIKIYQVAELVGFNDSRYFSSIFKKYVGITPTQLKEQL; translated from the coding sequence ATGGTAAAAGTTGTAGTTGTGGAAGATGAAATGTTAACAAGGAAAGGACTTGTGGTTACTACACCTTGGGATGAATTAGGCTGTAAAGTTGTAGGGGAAGCTTCTAATGGGCTGGAAGGTATAGAAATCATCTCAAAGGTAAAACCACATATTATAATTACAGATGTACGAATGCCAAAAATGGATGGGATTAAAATGATAAAAGAACTTCAGAATAAGACTAAGGCTGAATACATAATCATATCAGGCTATGATGAATTCAAGTATGCCCAACAAGCCATCTCTTTAGGTGTAAAAGAATATCTGCTGAAACCAGTTGAAGATGGTGAATTATTCAATGCACTAACGAAAATAGTCAATTCCATAGAAAACAAGAAAGAAGTTTATGAGCAGGATGTTGAAGAATTAGAAACTGTACTAGATTTTCGTGAATACGATAAAACCAGCAAAGTAGAAGGTAAGATAAAATATGTGGTGAAAGCTATAAAATGCATAGAAAATGATTATTACAACGACGTCAATATAAAGGATGTAGCAGAGAAATTATATATTACAGAAAGTTATCTCAGCAGATTGTTCAAAAAAGAGACGGGATATACATTCGTTGACTATTTGACGAGATATAGATGCAAAAAAGCAATCCAATTATTACAAGAGGAAAATATCAAGATATATCAAGTTGCGGAATTAGTAGGATTCAATGACTCAAGATATTTTAGTTCAATATTCAAAAAATATGTTGGTATAACACCTACTCAGTTAAAAGAGCAATTATAG
- a CDS encoding Ger(x)C family spore germination protein — translation MKRYKKIIIISELIIMSIMLSGCYDVYPIEDLGVLLGVGYDIDIDDKVTFVDPAEVPIIGEGTVSSVVYIGRGHTIFDLVENRMTKMPSRFSLGTELVGIISEERARFGIEDIIDGILRDPNAGLKALLAVNEGKCVKYFSVDSVIDETNSDVLYNEIRFSHLSNFFTKDITVDNIIRMYYQEGRKVCLPYMELIEDKPQITGLALFSDDKMLYKLDMRETKLLNLLRNNDAHGYLHLSAKEDIDFFDVEKFDEYSSILSNKYIKYLDFNGKTTRKVEVSKIGEQLKYDIKIDISGFLLINTLIDQDLDKKTINLVEETFVRKLEKLLNEEVRKVQKEYREDFLDITHYAVAKYGRHNKCSSNEYFENALIDVKVNFTIESVGRNSKN, via the coding sequence ATGAAAAGATATAAAAAAATTATTATAATAAGTGAATTAATAATCATGTCCATCATGTTAAGCGGTTGCTATGATGTATATCCCATAGAAGATCTGGGAGTATTGTTAGGAGTAGGATATGATATTGATATAGATGATAAAGTCACTTTTGTTGACCCAGCAGAAGTACCAATAATAGGTGAAGGTACAGTATCGTCTGTAGTATATATTGGCAGAGGACATACTATATTTGATTTGGTTGAGAATCGTATGACAAAAATGCCTTCCAGATTCTCTTTAGGTACAGAGTTAGTGGGAATCATTAGTGAGGAAAGAGCCAGATTTGGAATTGAAGATATAATTGATGGTATATTGAGAGATCCAAATGCAGGATTGAAAGCCCTTCTAGCAGTCAACGAAGGAAAATGTGTGAAATATTTCAGTGTTGATAGCGTAATTGATGAGACTAATTCAGATGTATTATACAATGAAATAAGATTTTCCCATCTTTCTAATTTCTTTACCAAAGACATTACTGTTGATAATATCATACGTATGTATTATCAAGAGGGCAGAAAAGTATGTCTTCCATATATGGAACTAATTGAGGATAAGCCACAAATAACAGGATTAGCATTATTTAGTGATGATAAGATGTTGTATAAACTAGATATGAGAGAAACAAAATTACTTAATCTTTTAAGGAATAATGATGCACATGGGTATTTGCATTTATCTGCCAAAGAGGATATAGATTTTTTTGATGTTGAGAAATTTGATGAGTATTCCAGTATATTATCAAATAAGTACATTAAATACTTGGATTTCAATGGAAAGACTACAAGAAAAGTAGAGGTATCAAAGATAGGAGAACAGCTAAAATATGATATAAAAATTGATATCTCCGGTTTTTTATTGATTAATACACTTATTGACCAAGATTTGGACAAGAAGACAATAAACTTGGTAGAGGAAACCTTTGTAAGAAAATTAGAGAAATTGCTTAATGAAGAAGTAAGAAAGGTACAAAAGGAATACAGGGAAGATTTTCTGGACATTACTCATTATGCAGTAGCAAAATATGGAAGACATAATAAATGTAGCAGCAATGAATATTTTGAGAATGCGTTAATTGATGTAAAGGTCAATTTTACAATAGAATCAGTAGGAAGAAACAGCAAAAACTAA
- a CDS encoding sensor histidine kinase — MKPKRTLFRKLLIIFILIGIIPPLVLTLLGFTFSSKILQDAIYDEAYDSLININKNIDTFLNEYKTIVNMISTDSKLHKTLSGNEISDDYYYEINQKIYLLLASKKYKFPIYILDTKGNAIFETSPLPQMYKNNLQNGWGVFRKMDEDKEIVLYPEKFTNNMGETIVFSMGKKIYDNNNNPVGYIIIDIKRNAIVDIINTIGNSKLIDVMLLDEFYYIITDANHPEKEGLFWDSPYRDTVAKNNKGKINIRENNKIPSFMVYYTYEPSTLRTVATVPLNIVQQNNSNIRKTIIQSLLISLTLAVLISLIVANYMIRPIKKLVKSMKRVEEGDLTIQINLHRNDELGMLENSFNQMVVRLKESIDNAIDKQRRLRIAEINILQAQIKPHFLYNTLDAIKWIAKLNNVKEIGVIATQLGSLLRNSINCEQEFLTVKDNLDLINNYLEIQKIRYNDGFDVNIATDDETLGYYIPKLILQPIVENAIVHGFENIDEKGMLIIRGYRKEDNLYFEVLDNGIGMNEEQIEEALSKTNDDHIGLYNVDQRVKLYYGSLSGVTIESKPDKGTKVIIKIPIKAYYKDKY, encoded by the coding sequence ATGAAACCTAAAAGAACTTTGTTCCGCAAACTATTAATCATCTTCATTCTAATCGGTATCATACCACCCCTAGTCCTAACCCTTCTAGGATTCACTTTCTCGTCAAAAATTTTACAAGACGCAATATATGATGAAGCCTACGACAGCTTAATCAACATCAATAAAAATATAGATACCTTCCTTAATGAATATAAAACCATCGTTAACATGATAAGCACAGATTCTAAACTTCATAAAACTTTGTCAGGGAATGAAATATCAGACGACTACTACTACGAAATCAATCAAAAAATATACTTATTGTTAGCAAGTAAAAAGTATAAATTTCCAATATATATATTAGATACAAAAGGTAATGCAATATTTGAAACATCCCCACTACCCCAGATGTATAAAAATAATCTGCAAAATGGCTGGGGAGTCTTCAGAAAGATGGATGAAGACAAAGAAATAGTTTTATATCCAGAAAAATTCACTAACAATATGGGTGAAACCATTGTATTTTCCATGGGGAAAAAAATATACGACAACAATAATAACCCTGTAGGTTATATAATCATAGATATCAAGAGAAATGCCATAGTAGATATTATAAACACTATAGGAAACAGTAAATTAATAGATGTCATGTTATTGGATGAATTCTATTATATTATTACAGACGCTAATCATCCTGAAAAAGAAGGACTTTTTTGGGATTCACCATATAGAGATACAGTAGCCAAAAATAATAAGGGCAAAATAAATATAAGAGAAAATAATAAAATACCAAGTTTTATGGTCTATTACACATATGAACCTTCCACATTAAGAACGGTTGCCACTGTTCCACTGAATATAGTACAACAGAATAACAGCAATATACGGAAAACGATTATACAGAGTTTATTAATAAGCCTAACTCTTGCAGTGCTTATCTCGCTCATAGTGGCAAACTATATGATTAGACCTATTAAAAAACTCGTAAAAAGTATGAAAAGAGTTGAGGAAGGAGACTTGACAATCCAAATCAACCTTCATCGTAATGATGAGCTGGGTATGCTTGAAAACAGTTTTAACCAGATGGTAGTGAGATTAAAGGAATCTATAGATAATGCAATTGATAAACAACGTAGATTAAGAATTGCAGAAATAAATATACTTCAAGCACAGATTAAACCACATTTTCTATATAATACACTTGACGCTATAAAATGGATTGCAAAACTCAATAATGTAAAAGAAATAGGAGTTATTGCAACTCAACTGGGAAGTCTGTTGAGGAATAGTATCAACTGTGAACAAGAATTCTTGACAGTAAAAGACAACTTGGATTTGATAAACAATTATCTTGAAATACAGAAGATAAGATATAATGATGGGTTTGACGTCAATATAGCTACAGATGATGAAACTCTAGGATACTATATACCTAAGCTGATACTACAGCCAATAGTAGAAAATGCCATAGTTCATGGATTTGAGAATATAGATGAAAAAGGTATGCTGATAATAAGAGGATACAGAAAAGAGGATAATCTGTATTTTGAGGTATTGGATAATGGTATAGGTATGAATGAGGAACAGATAGAAGAAGCTCTGTCTAAGACAAATGATGATCATATAGGGTTGTACAATGTTGACCAAAGGGTAAAATTGTATTATGGAAGTTTGAGCGGGGTTACTATTGAGAGTAAACCTGATAAAGGGACAAAGGTGATTATAAAAATACCAATTAAAGCATATTACAAAGATAAATACTGA
- a CDS encoding ABC transporter permease: MKRIRKFFNFWNVVRIVAFATLAVVLIYPFFSMLRESFVSQETGGFTIANYLEFFKYPYYYKTLFNSLSVVITATILSTLIGLPMAYITTRYNVWGKPLINIMIILSLLSPPFIGAYSWILLLGRNGFLTNIFRNIGIELPTIYGWTGIVLVFTLKFFPYVYLFVSGALKSMDSSIEEAAENLGVSGIKKLFTITFPLILPTITAGALMVFMTSLADFGTPMLIGEGYKVLPVLIYEEYMSEIGGNATIASMLSVIIIICAVAILLVQKLVIAKKSYMMSSLRPPKVVKLTKGKRIGLTAFCLIIAGIAMIQQVVVVITSFIKTNGPIFVKGFSLDSYKMIISKLSTNISNTFLYSTIAIIIMVIAGLLLSYLIVRKKSKVNSLLDILIMFPYVIPGAVLGISLLVAFNKGPVMLAGTAWILIIAYVIRKLPYTIRSSTAILYQIDPSIEEASINLGVSPMKTFFKTTARLMAPGVLSGAILSWITTINELSSSVILYTGKTATISVAIYTEVVRASFGTAAALASILTVTTIVSILIFNKISGGKGITM, encoded by the coding sequence ATGAAACGAATAAGGAAATTCTTTAATTTCTGGAATGTAGTAAGAATCGTTGCATTCGCTACATTAGCTGTAGTATTGATATATCCTTTCTTCTCAATGCTTAGAGAGAGTTTTGTTTCACAAGAGACAGGTGGATTTACAATTGCCAATTACTTAGAATTTTTCAAATACCCATATTATTATAAAACACTTTTCAATAGTTTATCTGTTGTAATTACAGCAACTATTCTATCAACATTAATAGGTCTTCCAATGGCATACATAACAACACGTTATAATGTATGGGGTAAGCCATTAATTAATATAATGATTATTCTATCCCTATTATCACCACCATTCATTGGGGCATATTCTTGGATATTATTACTTGGTAGAAATGGATTCTTGACTAATATCTTTAGAAATATTGGAATAGAATTACCAACTATATATGGATGGACAGGTATAGTATTAGTATTCACATTGAAGTTCTTTCCTTATGTTTATCTCTTTGTTTCAGGAGCTCTCAAGAGTATGGACTCATCAATTGAAGAGGCAGCAGAAAACTTAGGGGTATCTGGAATCAAAAAACTATTTACTATTACTTTTCCACTAATACTACCTACTATAACAGCAGGAGCATTAATGGTATTCATGACATCTCTAGCTGATTTCGGTACACCTATGTTAATAGGTGAAGGATACAAAGTATTGCCTGTACTGATATATGAAGAATATATGAGTGAAATCGGCGGTAATGCTACAATAGCAAGTATGTTAAGTGTTATTATAATCATTTGTGCTGTAGCGATTTTACTAGTTCAGAAACTAGTAATTGCCAAAAAAAGCTATATGATGAGTTCACTTAGACCACCTAAAGTTGTAAAATTGACAAAAGGCAAAAGAATAGGATTAACAGCGTTCTGTTTAATTATAGCGGGTATTGCTATGATACAACAAGTTGTAGTTGTCATAACTTCATTTATCAAAACTAACGGACCTATCTTTGTAAAAGGTTTCAGCCTTGATAGTTATAAAATGATTATTAGTAAATTATCCACTAATATATCTAATACATTCCTATATTCAACAATAGCTATCATAATAATGGTTATTGCAGGATTACTATTATCTTATTTAATAGTAAGAAAGAAATCAAAAGTTAACAGCTTGCTTGATATATTGATTATGTTCCCTTATGTTATTCCAGGAGCGGTACTTGGTATCAGTCTTCTCGTAGCATTCAACAAGGGACCAGTTATGCTAGCTGGTACAGCATGGATTTTGATAATTGCATATGTTATCAGGAAACTGCCTTATACCATTAGGTCAAGTACAGCTATATTATATCAGATAGATCCTAGTATAGAAGAGGCTTCTATCAATCTAGGGGTTTCGCCTATGAAGACTTTCTTCAAGACTACTGCAAGGTTAATGGCACCTGGAGTATTATCTGGAGCTATACTTAGCTGGATTACTACTATAAATGAATTAAGTTCCAGTGTTATCCTGTATACTGGTAAAACGGCTACTATTTCAGTTGCTATCTATACAGAAGTTGTCAGAGCAAGTTTTGGTACTGCGGCGGCGTTAGCTTCTATATTGACTGTTACTACTATTGTATCTATTTTGATATTCAATAAGATATCTGGTGGTAAAGGAATAACTATGTAG
- a CDS encoding PHP domain-containing protein has translation MDVIDLHTHTLFSDGDATVEEILQVADGLGYKIGISDHVFCSKMTTESAIEEYLDKLEQYNVYKGVEANIGDYTKWSDKILGKLDYVISSVHTYNDTINQRTWLAEYFGYRAGHRDNYKQDYKTTDSRYILEGILETITKTFQRTRVDILGHCTVLPFYEQLIDTDYINTWEEELLTLCEKHQVAIEISGLWKEPNTNFLKKALKKNILFSLGSDCHKKNEICNLKYPLSTINNLNIPETKMYTIK, from the coding sequence ATGGACGTAATAGATTTACATACACATACCCTTTTTTCGGATGGAGATGCCACTGTTGAAGAAATACTTCAAGTAGCAGATGGATTAGGATACAAGATTGGCATCTCTGATCATGTTTTCTGCTCTAAAATGACTACCGAGAGTGCTATAGAGGAGTACCTTGACAAATTAGAACAATACAATGTTTACAAAGGCGTAGAAGCCAACATAGGAGACTACACTAAATGGTCCGATAAAATACTAGGCAAACTAGATTACGTAATATCAAGTGTACACACTTACAACGATACCATAAACCAACGTACTTGGTTAGCCGAATATTTCGGATATAGAGCAGGACACAGAGACAACTACAAACAAGACTACAAAACAACCGATTCCAGATACATACTAGAAGGCATACTTGAAACCATAACAAAAACCTTCCAAAGAACCAGAGTCGATATCCTAGGACATTGTACCGTACTACCATTCTACGAACAACTAATAGATACCGACTACATCAACACATGGGAAGAAGAACTACTAACTCTATGCGAAAAACACCAAGTAGCAATAGAAATAAGCGGTCTCTGGAAAGAACCAAACACCAATTTCCTTAAAAAAGCCTTGAAGAAAAACATTCTCTTTTCCCTAGGCAGCGACTGCCACAAAAAAAACGAAATATGCAACCTAAAATACCCCCTATCAACAATAAACAACCTCAACATCCCCGAAACAAAAATGTATACCATAAAATAA